GTCTGTATTTGGAACTTGAAGGGGAAATGAGGTGCAGGAGTTCAACTTCAAACATTAACCGGATTCATGATCTTGTGTGCAGGTTTCAAGCGCCACAGCCACATTTGCCATGACCTTCTCCTCATCTATGTCTGTTATAGAATACTACCTGTTGAAACGTTTTCCAATTCCTTATGGTTCGTGTCTGATAATTTCTTGCTAActtccttctacaattgattcttaaACCAAAATCAATGATGACCACAAGCTACTGAAGCTACTGTGAGTACCACAGTAGCTTACGAgtgtcataattgattatggGGTAAAAGTacctgatccaaacatgctaaccGCGAATTACTTGTCTCTAACATGTGTTTTTTGTGAAATGCTGCAGCTGGTTACCTCACACTGGTGGCTACAATTGCAGCCGTGGTTGGACAGCATATTGTGAGAAGGCTTATCATCCTATTCGGGAGAGCATCTCTCATCATCTTTATTCTAGCCGGCACAATATTTATCAGTGCAATCTCCCTAGGTGGGTATCACAATTTTCTCTTGCTTGGTTTGGTTATACACGTATCCGACTTTGGGATTTATCATGAAAAACACTATGAGCCAAAATTACGGTGAACTGAAGCAGCATCCCTTAGTTTTTGTTGTTGTCCAGCGTGATTTTGGCTTCACCATGATTATCCgccgtgtatccaaacatgcgtTGATGTGCTTATGAATTATTCTGAAATGCTTTTCACTCGTTTGATAGGTGGAGTTGGCATTATAAACATGATCCACAAGATTCATAATCATGAATACATGGGTTTTGAGAATCTGTGCAAGTACGGATGATAGAACTGTATTTTGGAAGTTTGTTGATATTATTGAAGTTCCGTACCAAAGCCAAGAAGAACCCAGGTCGCCAAAGTTGACCTCTGCTTAGTGATAAGGCTTCTATCCTGTTGGGTGGGTGTAATTTTTTTGTGGTTGCCAAGTCATTGAGTGATTCCGTAGGAATCTGAGACACTGAATTAGATTCCTTATTTATTGTGTAAAAGCTTTTGATTCatcttgatttttttaatgaaaatcacGTGGTATTAAATCAGCCCTTCTTCTGCAATTTATTGAGAAGCTGACAATAAAGTGTGTTGGTGCAAAAGGCGGGGTATCCTTCTTCTCTTCCAAACAGGTTGAAATATCTTCTCCCGGTTCCATGTTCTATTTGATTTGATTAATATTTACATGTAGAATTTCATGTCACGTGCCTTCATGAGAACAAAATTGATGTCGTGATTTCATGATATTCAATATTGAACACTATAATTTAATATGTAGAGAATGGATGCTTTTGAGTACAAAttgcaaaagaaacaaaaagcaACTCTTCAAAGAAGAGCTCCAAGAGCATCTTTATTGATTGATGTCATAATGCTCTGAGGGGGCCTTATCATGAATAACAAACCCCAAAGGGTATGATGCTCTCAGCTTCACAAAGAAATCAGCAACTTAAGTCCTTAACTACTCTCGCTGAGGATATGAGCAAAATCAACTTCCCGAGGTAATAGGCATAAACGCTTAATGGCTTGAATGATAGAAACATAACGATGCAAATTAGGAATAGGAGAAAACTTCAGAGTAAAACTAGCATTACAATAAATGATAAGCTCATGAAGGATGGCAGAAAGCTCAGCCTTAAGGATATCTGTATAACCCAAGTGACTAGAGAAacctaaaaagtaaaaaccaaTCCCCAATGTCATTTCTCATCAACATTAAGAGCCATCCAACCCAAAGGGGGGTTTAATCCACATAACCaactacaaatttgaaaagcgGTGAGTCTGGCCAAAAGCATGTTACATATTACGAACATAACTCCGAGCCATAAGAAATAAATGATGAGACTTGAACTTCACCCCATTAAAAATCAAGTCACATCGAGCTCTTCAAATTAACCAAAGAATAATAACAAGTTAAAGACTTGTTGAAGATGCTTAGGAACAGATCTCAATCACAGACATCCTATGACATGAAGAAATGATGCAGTCGAGAGAAATCAACCTTTCTCCAAACACCAACaatgaaatgaaaatatttGAGCGGATGATGTCTTGCAACACAATCAACCAAAGTCTATAATAAATGTGTAGGAATCAAAAGGAAAATAATGGAATGGAGATAGATGAGGCGAGGGAGCTGCATTCTCTATGAGTGAAAAATGATGGGTCAAGTGAGGGAATGTCACAAGTGAATGTTCACGTGATAAATTCCAATAGAAGTTTTCTAAGAGGAACTAGAGAAAATTATATCTTAAAAACTATAGTGATCGACGTCCATGACCGATtataaacctcaaaactaaTAGCATGAGCAAATTTCTCTATACAAAGCACAAATAGATAATGCGGAAGTGATGTGTTTGCCTTAGCCGCCTTTTTGGAATAGAAGAATGTAGTCTCGTACCATTCCAAAAAATGAATAAGGAGAAAGACATGGCACAATGTATAATAAGTGAATCAGTAAGACATAAAAAACCAAGTTTATCAGGAGTATAAGGCAAAAAAAAACATGTCAACACGATCATATAGAGAGGGTGTATTAATACTAtagaaatgaaatattaaattatttctGTGGTTGTTTTAAAATAGGGAGGATGCTGATCTGTTTTGGCACtatgcatttaatttttttccccaacttgcaatatttttttgtatttcATTAGAATTTCAAATGTCCCAACCAAATAATACAGTATTTATAAACTAGCCCCTATAATAATGTACCTTTCAAAAAAGAGTCAAAAAAGGAAACCTCCGTGTTCATAATATATATGCGGCGATTCGAAAAGCAAATCCCCAAATTGGAATTGACAAACGCGGAACCCTAACGCACCCTCCTTTGTTCCTTCTTGTCATTGTGTGCGTGAAGGCAACGCAGCAACTCCATGGTGTTCTACTTCAAAGCTCGCCCTGAAGCTGGCGATTTCACCATCTTCATGGGTCTTGACAAGTATGAGAATGAAGAGCTCATCAAATACGGTTTTCCTGAAGACATCTGGTAACCCTAATTTTGCAATTTCGCAATTTCTTCTTTGTTTCCAGAAATTCTCTGCATCTGTTTGGTTCCTTCATGGTTTCATTTGATGATCGGTTGTTTTTGTGTGGCGGAGGTTTATGTTTTGTATCAACTTCGATTTGTTGTCTTATTTCTGAACATTTAGAAGCCCCTTAATACAATTTTCTAGAGTTTAATTTATGGAGTAGCCATTGAATGATGTTTTGATTTGGTTTTGTGCTTtgcttagattttttttattttttctaaagTTTGgggactttttgtgtggttgaCTAATGGTGAAATCTGTCTATTGTAGGTTCCATGTTGATAAGATGTCTTCGGCCCATGTCTATGTTAGGCTGCACAAAGGTCAGACTATCGATGACATGAGCGAAGGTTTACTGGAAGACTGTGCTCAGCTTGTCAAAGCAAATTCAATTCAAGGTAAAAGAGTGAGACTGCTTTTGTCTCTGATTTATTAATTTAACTGATGTTTAGCACCCGATTTGATCGTAAGTTGTGTTTCACCTTGCCCCTAGCAAGGTTTCTTCAGTAGTCAGTGAGATTAATTCTTGTGCTAGGTTGCAGGATACATATGTGTAGTTATTAgtgatttttgttttcttccaATTCCCATTAGTATGTCTATGTACTTatctttcctttttctttacTCGTGGCAGGAAATAAAGTGAACAATGTTGATGTTGTTTACACTCCTTGGTCTAATTTGAAGAAGACTGCTTCAATGGATGTTGGTCAAGTTGGTTTTTATAACTCAAAAATGGTAAAtgctttttctttctgttttgtCAGTTCCTTGtcttgccttttttttttcacagtGGGTGGGTGGATGAATGCTTGAGCTTCCATTTTCAAAATCTCATCATCAGGTTCTTGTGCATTTTAGGTTCGAACTGTTAGAGTGGAGAAGAGGATAAATGAGATTGTTAACAGGCTAAACAAGACAAAGGTGGAAAGAACTCCTGATTTGAAGGGTAACaagttttcttctctttccttTGACATGTAATTTTCTTTGAACATTCATGTTTGAAGTTGCAAATTGCTATTTGCTGGACGAGGAGGCAATTTGCTTATTTTTTGGTTATCATATCTACTCATTAACTCACTGTGGTGTCTCATATGCAATAGGCTTGCAAAATTGATTTGACTTATCTGATCTTCATAGAGTATATTTCTATTCTACTTATCTGATCTTGTTATCGTTTTGAATATGTGTGTTGCAGCTGAACGAGAAGCAGTTAATGCAGCTGAAAGAGCAGAGAGAAAGCAACACCTGAGAGAAAAAGTGAGAATTTTTCTTCTTATAATTAATGTTCAACCAAATACTGCTGTCATCATCCTCTCTATCTTAGCACAGTATATTATGTAGTATAGACTCTTAATTTAACAgtataatttaattttgatgcttTCACTTGCCTCCAACAATGCATCACACTAATTAGTTTGACAGTTGACAACTCATGTAATTGTTAtatttaaactcataagatgtCGTGTTATCATATTAGTGAATCTAGgtgcatttttttctttctaaaaccCCATTGCATCAAAACTAAACACTGTATATTGCACAAACTGTTACTAGAGCTTTACTAGTGATCATGCTTCCAAGTGCAAAATTCTTTTAGACCCAGTGCATTAAATTTAAACAACCTATGTTGCACTAACTGTTATGATAGCTTGACTAGGGATCAGGTTTCTATGTGAATTGCTGAATGCCTGTTTTTATGTTTACCATTGTATTTTTAGCTGGCTTGTTGCATACCCTTCAAAGTCATAGTTTTGTAAATCCTCTTTTCCTTTGGCCTCATGGGCTGCTTGAGTTTTTCAGGTCATTTTGCAGCTTATTGCCCTTTCAGATGTTTTGCTTGTGAACGTTGTTAAGAATGTGAAGATCTCATAAAATGCTTTGAGTTGTACATGTGAAATTTAATTACTATGCTTTAGTCGGTAACTTTGCCGTAATTTCTTCTTTCTAGTTCAATTTTCTTATCACAGAAAATGCTTGAATAAATGTTAGAACAGTTTTTTTGGAgttgttttctttatttaacCACATGTAGAGCTCTGTGCAGAAGCGCCGTGAGGAAATGGAAAGACTTGAAAAGGAGAGACAATCAGAGCTTAGGAGCTACAAGGGCTTGATGGTTGCAGAAAATATGACATCCAACAAAGACATTGCATCTGGAAGCAAATCACTGCAGGAACTAGAGGAGGATTTTATGTAAGCACTGATCATTGGATTACAGGCAGATGACTGAGTTCAGCTTGCTGCCATGCGGATTTATGATGATGAAACTGCATTTGTCTTGGTTAAGGATGAAGGAGTGTGTGCACAACTGTGATTGAGGGATGAAGGAGAAGGGAAGAAAACCCTGGGGGGTATAATATTGTTTTTGTACCTGATGATAGAAATGAGACCATGAGTTTTACATTAATGTTCTCACTGTTGAGTGTTGAGTCAAAAACTCAAGTTTCTTGCTATGATTATCACAAAAGTCCTGTTAACCTTGTTCGGTTTAtagttttattttccttttggaATTCGATGTTAACTGCATTTGATTACTGGGGAATTATGAGGTGTTCTTGGTAATACAGAGAAACTTTTCATTCTTGTTGATATTAGGACTAGTGGTGGAATATTTATTCATTTAGCGATACGCAAGCGTGCATGCACTTTAAATGGATTAGTCTTCATAGACTTGTATGATCGTAGTgtgcataattttttttcaaatttttttttttgaaagtaaactGCAATTCTATTAAATGCCAATTGGCTCCAGAAGAGTTACATCATAAATAACTAAAGGAAGAGCGGCATCAGGAACCTCTTCAACCCATACAAAACCAGCATAGGTTGCAGCATTCCTAGCCAAAAAGTCCGCAACAGTGTTACCCGTATGTTTAACAAAACTAAGATTAACATAATCAAAAGCAGAAACTAATAATCGACAATCTGAAATAATAGAACTAAGATATGATCTGCCGGCCTCCTTCGCTTTCCAAGCCTTGAAAAGTTGTAGACAATCAGTTTCCAGTACCTCATGCTCACGACCTCCGCCAACAAGGGAGAAATAATAGAGAGAGGATAGAAGCAAGCTGCTGCCATAACTTCTCCCTCACCACCATTCCCATCCTAGCTGGACCATCAACAAGGAAAGATGCATCAAAATTGCATTTTATAATACTTAGACCAGGTCTCCTCCAACGCGCAGGGAAAGCCACCGCCGGTGCACTAGCTTGGTCACGGACCTGGACCTCCTCCATGAGACCACGCGCACGTCCTAGGACAGCTTCCGTGATCACCTCTCGCTGCTAAAAGCATTTCTGATTTTGTGCTTCCCAAAGAGCATAGACAATCGACTGTGCCATGGCAGCAACCTCGTCGTCACCAAGTTGAATCACGACCCTCCAACACTCTCGGAACGACGGAAAGGAGTCCCCCCGCACACCAATCTGAGACGCGAACCACACTCTCTTCTCTGTTGGGCAAAGCAAAAAGAGATTATCCTCATGCTCCATCGCTGAAGCACAGAAGTTGCACCCGGGATCAACATCGACACGACGATGAAACAAACGCTCGTTCAGCGGCAAGTACCCAGAAATCACACGCCAACTTTGCACCATGGCAAGGCTCTAGTTGCCTAGAAATCCTTCCAAAACCGAGGCTCCATATTGGACGAAGACGAGGACCTCGCTTGGTCTCTAGCAATCAACTGTCGCATGAAATTATAGCCTCCCTTGGACGTGTACTGTCCATTAGTGGAGTCAAGCCAACATAAAGCATCCGGGCCCCCATGCATCCCTAGAGGAATTGATAAGATTCTAGCCGCGGAACTTGGGTTAAAGACCATTTTAATCAAGCCTTGCTTCCGACAATTGCTGGCAAGGTCAATAAGAGATGAcacataaattaaattatactCGTCAACCAAATTTTGGCGGCAAACATGGGTAGCTTCTCCCGGTACCCAATTGTATGTCCATATGTTAACCGTGGACCCATCACCTATCCTCCAAATCCCTCCTCGCTCAAACATCCAAGCCGTTTTTAGGATACTCGTCCATGCATAGCTTGGACGATAACCTTTTTTAGCCTCACGCATGGAGCATGTATTAAAATAAACTGCTTTATAAACTCTAGCAACCAAGCTCTCTGGGCGAGTATAGATACGCCACCAATTTTTTGCCACTAAGGTCATATTAAAAGATTTGAAATCTCGGAAGCCTAGGCCTCCCTCTGCTTTACTTTTGCTCAAGTTTTCCCACTTTGTCCAATGAAGGCCACGCTTAGTAGGATCCCCACTCCAATAGAATCGAGCTATCATACTGTCAATATCTGCACAAATAGCATCAGGTAAAATAAAGCATGACATAGCATAGCAGGGAATAGCCCGGGCTACTGACTTAATCAGAACCTCACGCCCAGCTCTCAAAATGAATTTTTCTTTCCAGCCTTTAAGCTTTTTCCAGACCCTATCTTtgacaaaattgaaaatttgggTTTTTGACTTACCAATGATAGTCGACAAACCCAAATATCTGTCATAGCTTTCCACCTCCTTTACTCCCAATAGCTGTTCAAGCTCATGAAAACGATTATTAGCCACATTTCGGCTCACAGAAAGCATTGACTTGTCAAAGTTTATCATCTGGCCAGAGGCACGCTCATAAGTCCCAAGAATGTTTTTCAAACATTGGGCCTCCTCTACCGTCGCTCGTGCAAACAAGACATTGTCATCTGCTAAAAGCAAATGAGAAATAACAGGGGCGTGCCGACTAATTTTAATACCACTAATCTTAGATGACAATATAGATCGTTCAATCAAAGCTGAAAAAACTTCTCCACAAAGGATAAATAGATAAGGAGACAACGGATCCCCTTGCCTTAGGCCTCGTTGAGGAGCAAACCTTGGCTGGGGGTTCCCATTTAGCAAGATAGAAAAGAACACAGATGTCACACAGTTCATAATCAGGCTTACCCAATTTTCCGGAAACCCCATGCTTCGTAAAACTGACTCAAGAAAAGACCATTCAATACGGTCATACGCTTTGGACATGTCCAATTTTAGCGCCATAATGCCATTCCGGCCAGAGATTCTTTTCTTCATATAGTGAAAACACTCGTATGCAATTAAAGCATTATCAGTTATCATCCTTCCTAGAACAAAATCACTTTGGCTTTCACTAATCAAATCAGGCAGAATCAGTTTAAGTCTATTAGCCAAGACCTTAGTAACAATCTTACAGATTACATTGCAGAGGCTTATTGACCTAAATTGTGTTGCACGTTcagacttttttatttttgggataaGGACCAGCAAAGTATGATTGATCATACCTGGAGACACGACTccgctcaaaattttcaaacagAACTCAGCTACATCGTCCCCAATCACATGCCAGAATTTTTGATAAAATAGGGCAGGGAGGCCATCCTCTCCCGAAGCCTTTGTTGGGTGCATCTGAAAAAGAGCTTCCTCTATGTCTTCCCTCGTGAAAGGCTCGCCCAGGATCCCCAAGTGTACTGGAGTAATACGACCTGCAACAAGAAAGGGAACTTCCTCGACACCCGATGGGTGGGAGGTAGAAAACAAATTAGTAAAATAGTCCATAAGGACACTCGAAATCTCTCTATCATCCTCATACTTTCTTCCTCTGTCATCTCTAATAAGCTCTATCATGTTTCTTTTCCTTCTCTGGGACGCCTTTTGATGGAAAAACTTCGAGTTTCAGTCCCCGTGCTTAAGCCAAGTAGCTCTAGACCTCTGGCTCCACCAAATCTCTTCTTGTTCAAGTAAGGAATCCAGCTCCTTGCTAGCCTCTGTTGTGGCCAATATTACTTGCTctgtttgtgttttcttttgaaGGTCATCCACTAGTTTACTCTGATCACGTATCTTCCTAGGCAAGTCTCCAAATTTTGCCTTCCCCCAACCATCTAGAGCCCTGCTAACCCCTGACAAACTGGATAAAACATCCTCACCCCCGGCACACCAAGTCTCTATCACAATTTCAGCACACTCCTCCCCTTCTCTAAGCCACATCTCCTCAAAACGAAATATACGGGTTCTCTTCACCTCTTTCCGCTGCCTCCGATTCCCACACATCAGCAAAATAGGACTATGGTCAAATGAATTGGTTTGTGGACTAGTCTGCATAAATTTGCAAGATAAATGAATTGGTTTGTGGACTAGTCTGCATGTGTCAAAACTTAAAACatgattttgatttaattttttagcCTCAATATAATTTTGTTTAATATGAATAAACGGGTTggtcatcaattttttttgaacaaacTTTTAATATTTGGGTTTCATGTATGAACTTGTGTGAGGCTGCAATTAGAAAAATCACACTTATGAAGTCCAAACTTGAGTTGGTTGTTGGTCATGCAGACTAAATCCAATGCATGATGGATTTTAATAATTGGAAATTAACTATTCTTTGTTGATTGATTGACtttgaaataaacaaacagcagaagattaatttttatgctATTATTTAGGAAAATAACAGTCTTATTGACTGATAAGATAGAGCTGTTTCAGCTTCTATTTTTTAGGCTTTCATCTTGTAGTTGTtatgtttttgaatttgaattttatgtTGGAGATTCTGCTGTATAAAACCAGTTGCTATGCTGCTGAATAAAAATATGCTTTATGCTCCCAATTCTCTGCTATCGTTCTTCTCTTCTACCCAtactatatttttaaaataaccaACAAATTGGCATCAGAGCCCTCTTCTTGAGGGACCTGTAAAATGGATGCTGGATCAAGCTTCTCACATGTTGCTACTCCTGTCTTTGATGGGGAAAGCTATGACCTTTGGGCTGTGAGAATGGAGTCCTACCTAGATGCTTTAGATCTGTGGGAAGCCGTGGAAGAGGATTATAAAATACTTCCGCTGCCGAATAATCCTACCATGGCTCAGATCAAAAGTCACAAGGAGAGAAAAACAAGAAAGGCAAAGGCAAAAGCTTGTCTTTTTGCTGGCGTTTCAAAAACGATCTTCCCCAGAGTCATGACACTCAAAACTCCCAAAGAAATTTGGGACTACCTGAAGGAAGAATATGCAGGAGATGAGAGGATTCGAAGCATGCAGGTGTTGAACTTGATGAGGGAATTTGAGTTACAAAGAATGAAGGAGTCAGAGACAATTAAAGAGTACTCAGACAAATTGCTCACCATTGCCAACAAGGTAAGGTTGTTGGGCACTGAATTTCCTGATTCCAGGATTGTACAAAAAATCCTTGTAACTGTCACTGAGAAATATGAAGCTTCTATAGCAAGCATGGAGAACACAAAGGATCTTTCGCAGATCACTTTGGCAGAGGTGTTACATGCATTCCAAGCACAAGAGCAAAGAAGGCTTATGAGGCAAGAAGGAACTACAGAGGGTGCCTTACAAGCCAAACTGCAAAACAACAATGGTGGaagaaacaagaagaagaagcagaacaaTTTCAACAAGCCTGGAGGTTCTAACAAGTACCACCAGAAAAACAACACTCAGGTTTCTCCACCTTGTCCTCACTGCAAAAAGACAAATCATCAACCAAAATGGTGCTGGTGGAGGCCAGATGCAAAATGTCTCAAGTGTGGCCAGCAAGGACACATGGAAAAGGTATGCAAGTCTCATCAACAACAAGGAGAAGTCAACGTTGCTGAGGATCAACAAGAagaggaacaattgtttgcagCAACATGCTTTGCTGCCAAAAGCTCCACCAAATGGCTCATAGACAGCGGCTGCTCAAACCACATGACTTTTGACCTTGAACTCTTCAAAgagtttaaagaaaaaaattctaaagtcaaaattgGTAATGCAGCTTATCttgaaggaaaaggaaaaggaacagTGGCAATTCAAAGCCATACAGGTCTGAAATTAATTTCAGATGTTTTATATGTTCCTGAAATTGATCAAAACCTTTTGAGTGTTGCTCAGTTGCTGGAAAATAGCTATAAGGTGCTGTTTGAAGACTTGCACTGCCAGATCAAAGATCCAGAAGGCAAAGAAGTGTGCAAAGTTCAAATGAAAGACAAAAGGTTTGTCTTGGATCTCATGAACCTAGAACATGCTGCAGTGCACAAAGAAGTTAGCAACAATACAATACTTTGGCATAAGAGATTGGGTCATTTCCATCATGACGCTCTAATATTCATGAAGAAGAACAATCTTGCAAAAGGCTTACCGGAATTAGAAGAAGATCTTCCAACATGTGCTGCCTGTCAATATGGAAAGCAGTCAAGACTCCCATTTCCACAAAGTACGGCATGGAGGGCTTCACAAAAGTTACAATTAGTTCACACAGATGTTGGAGGACCCATAAACACACCATCATTGAATGGCAGTAAGTATTATATTGTTTTCATTGATGATAACACAAGGATGTGCTGGATTTATTTTATGAAGCTTAAATCTGAAGTTGCTGACATCTTTAGGAAGTTCAAAGCCTGGGTTGAAACTCAGAGCAAGTGCAAATTGCAGATGATCAGATCTGATAATGGATCTGAATATACCTCAGGAAGATTTAACAAGTTTTGTGAAGATGCAGGCATAGAACACCAGTTGACAACACCTTACTCCCCCCAGCAGAATGGTGTTGCAGAAAGAAAGAATAGGACAATTATGGAGATGGCTAGATGCTTACTTCATGACAAAGGGCTACCAAAGAAATTCTGGGCAGAAGCTGCAAATACTGCTGTATTTTTGCAAAACAGGCTGCCAACAAAAGCTTTACAAAGAAGAACACCGTTTGAAGCATGGTACAGTTACAAACCTGAATTGCTTAATTTGAAGACATTTGGCTGCTTGTGTTTCTCTCACATTCCTCATGTAAAGAGAGACAAACTAGACAAGAAAGCAGAATCTGGGATTTTTGTAGGCTATAGCTTAACTTCAAAGGCCTACAGGATCTATTTTCCACAtaagaataaaataattgttAGTAGGGATGTTAAATTCATGGAGTCAGATAGCTGGAGTTGGGAAGATGAAAATAAATCTGAATTCCAGGAGGAGAATGAagatgtggatgatgaaccagtTAGAGGAACAAGATTACTTTCTGAAGTTTATCAAAGGTGCAATCTTGCTGTCATGGAGCCTGCTGGATATGAAGAAGCTGCAACTGATCAAAAGTGGATAAATGCAATGATGGAGGAGCTGAAAATGATTGAAAAAAATCAGACATGGGAGTTGATGGACAGACCAAATCATAAGAAAGCCATTGGAGTCAAGTGGGTTTATAGAACCAAGCTTAATCCTGATGGTTCTGTGAACAAGCATAAGGCAAGACTTGTTGTCAAGGGTTATGCCCAAATGTTTGGGGTGGATTTCTCTGAAACATTTGCCCCAGTTGCAAGGTTGGATACAATAAGGCTGCTGCTTGCACTTGCTGCACAAAATGATTGGATTGTACACCAATTAGATGTCAAATCAGCCTTTTTGAATGGATACTTGGAGGAAGAAATTTTTGTTGAACAACCAGAAGGATTTGTTTTTCAAGGACAAGAAGATAAGGTTTATCGATTAAAGAAGGCATTGTATGGCTTAAAACAAGCACCAAGGTCTTGGTACAGCAGAATTGATACACATTTAGAAAGCTTAGGCTTCGTGAAAAGTCTAAGTGAGTCTACCTTATATGTTAAAAAGGTGGATGGTGATATACTTGTGTTATCTCTATATGTTGATGATCTATTCGTTACAGGAAGTAGCAAGAAGATGATTgacaagtttaaaaaagaaatggAAGATGTCTTTGAAATGACCGATCTTGGAAAGATGACATTCTTTCTTGGTATGCAAGTGCAGCAAAAGCAACATGAAATATTTGTGTGTTAGGAAAAGTATGCAAAGGAAGTCCtcaagaagttcaacatgaaaGAGTGCCATCCAACAGCTACTCCAATGAATCAAAAGGAGAAGTTTTGCAAAGAAGATGGAGCTGAAAAGATTGATGAAAAGCTGTACAGAAGCTTAATAGGATGCTTGATGTATTTAACAAGTACCAGACCAGATATCATGCATTCAGTGAGTTTGCTATCAAGGTACATGCATTGTCCAAGTGAAATTCATTTTCAAGCAGCAAAAAGAATTCTTAGATATGTTAG
This is a stretch of genomic DNA from Lotus japonicus ecotype B-129 chromosome 1, LjGifu_v1.2. It encodes these proteins:
- the LOC130727534 gene encoding uncharacterized protein LOC130727534 isoform X2, whose translation is MVFYFKARPEAGDFTIFMGLDKYENEELIKYGFPEDIWFHVDKMSSAHVYVRLHKGQTIDDMSEGLLEDCAQLVKANSIQGNKVNNVDVVYTPWSNLKKTASMDVGQVGFYNSKMVRTVRVEKRINEIVNRLNKTKVERTPDLKAEREAVNAAERAERKQHLREKKRREEMERLEKERQSELRSYKGLMVAENMTSNKDIASGSKSLQELEEDFM
- the LOC130727534 gene encoding uncharacterized protein LOC130727534 isoform X1; translation: MVFYFKARPEAGDFTIFMGLDKYENEELIKYGFPEDIWFHVDKMSSAHVYVRLHKGQTIDDMSEGLLEDCAQLVKANSIQGNKVNNVDVVYTPWSNLKKTASMDVGQVGFYNSKMVRTVRVEKRINEIVNRLNKTKVERTPDLKAEREAVNAAERAERKQHLREKSSVQKRREEMERLEKERQSELRSYKGLMVAENMTSNKDIASGSKSLQELEEDFM